Proteins from a single region of Budorcas taxicolor isolate Tak-1 chromosome 11, Takin1.1, whole genome shotgun sequence:
- the BBLN gene encoding bublin coiled-coil protein, with the protein MSGPNGDLGTPVEAGAEGEEDGFGEAEYAAINSMLDQINSCLDHLEEKNDHLHARLQELLESNRQTRLEFQQQLGETPSDASP; encoded by the exons ATGTCGGGCCCCAACGGGGACCTGGGCACGCCGGTGGAGGCGGGCGCGGAAGGCGAGGAAGACGGCTTCGGGGAAGCAG AATACGCCGCTATCAACTCCATGTTGGACCAGATCAACTCCTGTCTGGAccacctggaggagaagaatgaCCACctccatgcccgcctccaggaaCTGCTTGAATCCAACCGGCAGACGCGCCTTGAGTTCCAGCAGCAGCTTGGGGAGACCCCCAGCGATGCCAGCCCCTAG